The following are encoded together in the Sphingomicrobium clamense genome:
- a CDS encoding YbjN domain-containing protein, giving the protein MFEQYFEARGWPCERVAEGELLGSAGGSWSQYELRVVWRPDDNVLQFLAFPDVKVAAEKRAAVYEALGLINEQMWLGHFELWSGAGIIAFRHAHLVDPGGQVTLQEAETIAEAALEECERFYPVFQFVLWGGKSPTEAISAALIDTHGEA; this is encoded by the coding sequence ATGTTCGAACAATATTTCGAGGCGCGCGGCTGGCCGTGCGAACGGGTTGCCGAGGGCGAACTGCTCGGCAGCGCGGGCGGCAGCTGGTCGCAATATGAGCTGCGCGTCGTCTGGCGCCCCGACGACAACGTCCTGCAATTCCTCGCTTTCCCCGACGTGAAGGTCGCCGCGGAGAAACGCGCCGCCGTCTACGAAGCGCTCGGCTTGATCAACGAACAGATGTGGCTGGGCCATTTCGAGCTCTGGTCAGGCGCGGGCATCATCGCCTTCCGCCACGCGCATCTCGTCGATCCCGGTGGGCAGGTGACCTTGCAGGAAGCCGAGACCATTGCCGAGGCCGCGCTCGAGGAATGCGAGCGTTTCTATCCGGTCTTCCAGTTCGTCCTGTGGGGCGGCAAGTCGCCGACCGAGGCGATCTCTGCCGCGCTCATCGACACGCACGGCGAGGCCTGA
- a CDS encoding accessory factor UbiK family protein: MQSQNRFFDDLVKMVNGAAGTMAGMGREAEGQMREKVREWVGGMDFVSREEFEAVKAMAIAAREENEALKAKLDALEKPARKPAAKKK; the protein is encoded by the coding sequence ATGCAGTCCCAGAACCGATTTTTCGACGATCTCGTCAAGATGGTGAACGGCGCCGCCGGCACGATGGCGGGCATGGGCCGCGAGGCCGAGGGCCAGATGCGCGAAAAGGTGCGCGAATGGGTTGGCGGCATGGACTTCGTCAGCCGCGAGGAATTCGAGGCGGTCAAGGCGATGGCAATCGCCGCGCGCGAAGAGAATGAGGCCCTGAAAGCCAAGCTCGACGCGCTCGAGAAGCCCGCCAGGAAACCGGCGGCCAAGAAGAAATAA
- a CDS encoding TspO/MBR family protein — MTDTTRDDRGIWKRALWLVPLVVIGGSLSGIGFGPDQWYSELEKPPFQPPSYLFGIVWPALYTMIALALATVLNEPRTSQRDQAVGMWIVQLVLNFAWSYVFFGAKAIDVAQWHLLAIVITAALTAGRFFRIRPLAGWLMVPYLLWLIFAYTLNSAIVDLNPGAARPLFG; from the coding sequence ATGACCGATACGACGCGCGACGATCGCGGCATCTGGAAGAGAGCATTGTGGCTGGTGCCGTTGGTGGTGATCGGCGGCAGCCTGTCGGGCATCGGGTTCGGACCGGACCAGTGGTATTCCGAACTCGAAAAGCCGCCCTTCCAGCCACCCAGCTATCTGTTCGGGATCGTGTGGCCCGCGCTCTACACCATGATCGCGCTGGCGCTGGCCACCGTCCTCAACGAACCGCGCACCTCGCAGCGCGACCAGGCGGTGGGCATGTGGATCGTCCAGCTCGTGCTTAATTTCGCCTGGAGCTACGTGTTCTTCGGCGCCAAGGCGATCGACGTCGCCCAGTGGCATTTGTTGGCCATCGTGATCACCGCAGCGCTCACTGCGGGGCGTTTCTTCCGCATTCGCCCCCTAGCGGGCTGGCTTATGGTTCCCTATCTTCTATGGCTGATATTCGCTTACACGCTCAACAGCGCGATCGTGGACCTCAACCCGGGCGCAGCCCGTCCGTTGTTCGGCTAA
- a CDS encoding TlyA family RNA methyltransferase, translating into MAKSVRADVALVERGLVESRSKAQALILAGNVFAGERKILKAGEAIKLDQPLEVRGKEHPWVSRGGMKLDHGLDHFDFDVTGMTALDVGSSTGGFTDVLLTRGAAKVFAIDVGTNQLAWKLRSDDRVIVHEQTNARHLTDEIVTEAPDIVVCDASFIALHKVLDAALDLAEPGARLVALVKPQFEAGREEVGKGGVVRDPEVHQRVCDEAAEWVRTKGWRVLGIEKSPITGPEGNVEFLLGAIKEDA; encoded by the coding sequence ATGGCGAAAAGCGTTAGGGCCGATGTCGCTTTGGTCGAGCGCGGGCTGGTGGAAAGCCGGTCGAAGGCGCAGGCGCTGATCCTGGCCGGCAATGTCTTCGCGGGCGAGCGCAAGATCCTCAAGGCGGGCGAAGCGATCAAACTCGACCAGCCGCTCGAGGTGCGCGGCAAGGAGCATCCCTGGGTCTCCCGCGGAGGCATGAAGCTCGATCACGGGCTTGACCATTTTGACTTCGATGTCACCGGCATGACCGCGCTCGACGTCGGCTCGTCGACCGGCGGTTTTACCGACGTCCTGCTGACGCGCGGCGCGGCGAAGGTGTTTGCGATCGACGTCGGCACCAACCAGCTTGCCTGGAAGCTGCGGAGCGACGACCGCGTGATCGTCCACGAACAGACCAATGCGCGCCATCTGACCGACGAAATCGTCACCGAAGCACCCGACATCGTCGTATGCGACGCGAGCTTCATCGCGCTCCACAAGGTGCTCGACGCCGCGCTCGATCTTGCAGAACCCGGCGCCAGGCTCGTCGCGCTCGTCAAACCGCAGTTCGAGGCGGGGCGCGAGGAGGTCGGCAAAGGCGGCGTGGTGCGCGACCCCGAAGTTCACCAGCGCGTCTGTGACGAGGCCGCCGAGTGGGTCCGAACGAAGGGCTGGCGCGTATTGGGGATAGAAAAGAGCCCCATCACCGGGCCAGAGGGAAATGTCGAGTTTCTGCTCGGCGCCATCAAGGAAGACGCATGA
- a CDS encoding endonuclease/exonuclease/phosphatase family protein — MISSGPHYVGWRRWFIRGLGAFALFLVVAAFIPAWQTDLWFIRLFDFPRMQLGFAGIFVAILYAILVPDWRHGRSLFVLSTLVIATLWQFTHAARFLFFYPKEVASADQCPADRQLSLLGANVLIDNDDYAAMLETVRAANADVVLLTESDAKWEEAMRPIEADYPHRIAIPLDNAYGMHLYSKLPFDGAVKFRLQGDIPSIDGTLTLRDGSEVHLFAVHPEPPLPGDDAGERDAELVLVGRDMRDRGGASIVLGDLNDVAWSKTTKLFIEVSGTRDPRVGRRLMPTFNAKWPLLRWPLDHLFVSPHWDHVDMDRLDASGSDHFPVLFTTCLARDADERLVAPRADEDTEEEATEQLQEGIEETVTEEDGEKR, encoded by the coding sequence ATGATCAGTTCAGGTCCCCATTATGTCGGCTGGCGCCGCTGGTTCATCCGTGGGCTTGGCGCGTTCGCGCTGTTCCTCGTCGTCGCGGCCTTCATTCCGGCTTGGCAGACCGATCTCTGGTTCATCCGCCTGTTCGATTTCCCGCGCATGCAACTGGGCTTCGCGGGGATTTTCGTCGCGATCCTCTATGCGATCCTCGTGCCCGACTGGCGCCACGGTCGCTCGCTCTTCGTACTGTCGACGCTGGTCATCGCCACGCTCTGGCAATTCACCCACGCCGCGCGCTTCCTCTTCTTCTATCCCAAGGAGGTTGCAAGCGCGGACCAATGTCCTGCCGACCGCCAACTGTCGCTGCTCGGCGCCAACGTCCTGATCGACAATGACGACTATGCCGCCATGCTCGAGACGGTACGCGCCGCGAATGCCGACGTCGTGTTGCTCACCGAGAGCGATGCGAAGTGGGAAGAGGCGATGCGCCCGATCGAAGCCGATTATCCACACCGCATCGCCATCCCGCTCGACAATGCCTATGGCATGCATCTCTATTCCAAACTGCCCTTCGACGGGGCGGTGAAGTTTCGCTTGCAGGGCGACATCCCCTCGATCGACGGGACGCTGACTCTGCGCGACGGCAGCGAAGTGCACCTGTTCGCGGTGCATCCCGAACCCCCGCTGCCCGGTGACGATGCCGGCGAGCGCGATGCGGAGCTGGTGCTGGTCGGTCGTGACATGCGCGATCGCGGCGGTGCGTCGATCGTTTTAGGCGACCTCAACGACGTCGCCTGGTCGAAGACGACCAAGCTTTTCATTGAAGTATCGGGCACCCGCGATCCGCGCGTCGGTCGCCGACTGATGCCGACCTTCAACGCCAAGTGGCCGCTGCTGCGCTGGCCGCTCGATCACCTGTTCGTGTCGCCGCACTGGGACCATGTCGACATGGACCGGCTCGATGCCAGCGGCTCGGATCATTTCCCGGTGCTATTCACCACCTGCCTGGCGCGCGATGCGGATGAACGCCTCGTTGCGCCGCGCGCCGACGAGGACACGGAAGAAGAAGCCACCGAGCAGCTGCAGGAAGGCATCGAAGAAACCGTTACCGAGGAAGATGGCGAAAAGCGTTAG
- a CDS encoding diacylglycerol kinase, producing MSDTRFTLAGRLKAFTYALRGIKFLWQGEPTTRFHLAGTVLALGGAWYFDFATWEWAFVIAFIGLVWFAEGVNSAVERACDAITLERDPLIGRAKDLAAGAVLIISMTALAVALLLYGPRVVALLGG from the coding sequence TTGAGCGACACTCGCTTCACGCTGGCGGGGCGATTGAAGGCATTCACCTACGCACTGCGCGGGATCAAATTCCTGTGGCAGGGCGAACCGACGACGCGCTTCCATCTCGCCGGGACCGTCCTCGCCCTTGGCGGCGCGTGGTATTTCGACTTCGCCACGTGGGAGTGGGCGTTCGTCATCGCCTTCATCGGGCTCGTCTGGTTCGCCGAAGGGGTGAATAGCGCAGTCGAGCGCGCGTGCGACGCCATCACGCTCGAACGTGACCCGCTCATCGGGCGCGCAAAGGATCTCGCGGCGGGCGCGGTGCTGATCATTTCGATGACGGCGCTGGCGGTAGCGCTACTTTTGTACGGCCCGCGCGTTGTCGCCTTGTTGGGAGGGTAA
- the dxs gene encoding 1-deoxy-D-xylulose-5-phosphate synthase, which translates to MTLRPETPLLDTVEYPADIRKLSKDQLPQLADELRAEMIDAVSTSGGHLGSGLGVVELTVAIHYVFDTPNDRLIWDVGHQCYPHKIVTGRRDRIRTIRQGGGLSGFTKRAESEYDPFGAAHSSTSISAGLGFAVANKLADRPGRAIAVIGDGSMTAGMAYEAMNNAEQAGNRLIVILNDNDMSIAPPVGSLRNSLSRLVSSSKYLSPRAVAKKIASVMPEPIQRAAERMEEYARGMVTGGTLFEELGFYYVGPVDGHDVRALVEILENVRDADHGPMLIHAVTVKGKGYKPAEESADKYHGVAKFDVISGEQFKSKGGPPSYTGVFAKALTAEMDRDEKVVAITAAMPSGTGLDKVEEKYPDRMFDVGIAEQHGVTFAAGLAAQGHRPFCAIYSTFLQRAYDQVVHDVAIQNLPVRFAMDRAGLVGADGCTHAGSFDLAYLCTLPNFVVMAAADEAELVHMVHTMALYDDGPIAVRYPRGAGVGIDLPETPEKLEIGKGRIVKEGKTVAILNLGARLEECKRAAEQLEAKGLSVTIADMRFAKPLDEGLIRKLLSTHEVAVTIEEAAVGGFGAHVLTMASDEGLTDTGVKIRTMRLPDTFQDQDAPDKQYEQAGLTAPDIVETVLKALRRNDVSAEGGARA; encoded by the coding sequence ATGACATTGCGCCCCGAGACCCCCTTGCTCGACACGGTCGAGTATCCTGCCGACATTCGTAAGCTGTCGAAGGACCAGCTTCCCCAACTCGCCGACGAGCTTCGCGCCGAAATGATCGACGCGGTGTCGACCTCGGGCGGGCACTTGGGCAGCGGGCTTGGCGTGGTCGAACTGACGGTCGCGATTCATTACGTATTCGACACGCCCAACGACCGGCTGATCTGGGACGTCGGGCATCAATGCTACCCGCACAAGATTGTCACCGGTCGCCGCGACCGCATCCGCACCATTCGCCAGGGCGGAGGCCTGTCGGGCTTCACCAAGCGCGCCGAGAGCGAATATGACCCGTTCGGCGCCGCGCACTCCTCGACCAGCATCTCCGCAGGCCTCGGCTTTGCCGTCGCCAACAAGCTTGCCGACCGCCCGGGCCGCGCCATTGCGGTGATCGGCGACGGGTCGATGACCGCGGGCATGGCCTACGAGGCGATGAACAATGCCGAGCAGGCGGGCAATCGCCTGATCGTCATCCTCAACGACAATGACATGTCGATCGCGCCGCCGGTCGGATCCTTACGAAATTCGCTCTCGCGCCTCGTCTCGTCGAGCAAATATCTTTCGCCCCGCGCGGTTGCCAAGAAAATCGCTTCGGTCATGCCCGAGCCGATCCAGCGCGCCGCCGAGCGGATGGAAGAATATGCCCGCGGCATGGTCACCGGCGGCACCCTGTTCGAGGAATTGGGCTTCTATTATGTCGGACCAGTCGACGGGCACGACGTGCGTGCGCTGGTTGAAATCCTCGAAAATGTCCGCGACGCCGACCATGGCCCGATGCTGATCCACGCGGTCACCGTGAAGGGCAAGGGCTACAAGCCCGCCGAGGAATCGGCTGACAAATATCACGGCGTCGCCAAATTCGACGTCATCAGCGGGGAGCAGTTCAAGTCGAAGGGCGGTCCGCCGTCTTACACCGGTGTCTTCGCCAAGGCGCTGACCGCCGAGATGGACCGCGACGAAAAGGTCGTCGCCATCACCGCGGCGATGCCCTCGGGCACGGGCCTCGACAAGGTCGAAGAGAAATATCCCGACCGCATGTTCGACGTCGGCATTGCCGAGCAGCATGGCGTGACCTTCGCCGCCGGCCTCGCGGCGCAGGGCCATCGCCCCTTCTGCGCCATCTATTCGACCTTCCTACAGCGCGCCTACGACCAGGTCGTGCACGATGTCGCGATCCAGAATCTGCCGGTGCGCTTCGCGATGGACCGCGCAGGGCTGGTGGGCGCGGACGGCTGCACTCACGCGGGCAGCTTTGACCTCGCTTATCTCTGCACGCTACCCAATTTCGTCGTCATGGCAGCGGCCGACGAGGCCGAACTGGTCCACATGGTCCACACCATGGCGCTCTACGATGACGGTCCCATCGCGGTTCGCTATCCGCGCGGCGCGGGGGTCGGCATCGACCTGCCCGAAACGCCCGAGAAGCTCGAGATCGGCAAGGGCCGGATCGTTAAGGAAGGCAAGACCGTCGCCATCCTCAACCTCGGCGCGCGGCTCGAGGAATGCAAACGGGCCGCCGAGCAGCTCGAGGCCAAGGGCCTGAGCGTGACCATCGCCGACATGCGCTTTGCCAAGCCGCTTGACGAGGGCCTGATCCGCAAGCTTTTGTCGACTCACGAGGTCGCGGTGACGATCGAGGAAGCCGCGGTCGGCGGGTTCGGCGCGCACGTCCTCACCATGGCCTCGGACGAGGGGCTCACCGACACGGGCGTCAAGATCCGCACCATGCGCCTGCCCGACACGTTCCAGGACCAGGACGCGCCCGACAAGCAGTATGAGCAGGCCGGCCTCACCGCGCCCGACATTGTCGAGACCGTCCTCAAGGCACTGCGCCGAAACGACGTGAGCGCCGAAGGGGGCGCGCGCGCTTGA
- a CDS encoding alpha/beta fold hydrolase → MWHDVARRFEPDFKVVLFDHVGAGQSDLSAYDKEKYSDLRGYAEDVVEIGRAIGIQNGVFVGHSVSAMIGALADIDAPGMFSELIMVGPSPRYIDDERYVGGFTSSQVEEMLEFLEENHLGWSAAMAPNIMGNADRPELGERLTNSFCATDPDIARDFARVTFFSDNRDDLPKVRARTLVMQCKDDIIAPECVGEYVAKTLPNGEYRLIDATGHCPNLSAPDKVTEAIRDFL, encoded by the coding sequence ATGTGGCACGATGTAGCTCGCCGCTTCGAACCCGACTTCAAAGTCGTCCTGTTCGACCATGTGGGCGCTGGTCAGTCCGACCTTTCGGCTTACGACAAAGAGAAATATTCCGACCTGCGCGGCTATGCCGAAGATGTGGTCGAAATCGGACGCGCGATCGGCATTCAGAACGGAGTTTTCGTCGGTCACTCCGTGAGCGCGATGATCGGCGCCTTGGCCGATATCGACGCACCCGGCATGTTTTCGGAATTGATCATGGTCGGCCCGTCGCCGCGCTACATCGATGACGAGAGGTATGTCGGCGGCTTTACGAGTAGCCAGGTCGAAGAGATGCTGGAATTCCTGGAGGAAAATCATCTTGGCTGGTCGGCAGCGATGGCGCCGAACATCATGGGCAATGCCGATCGACCTGAACTCGGTGAACGGCTCACCAACAGTTTTTGCGCGACCGATCCCGACATCGCCCGGGATTTCGCACGAGTGACCTTTTTCTCGGACAATCGCGATGATCTTCCCAAAGTCCGCGCTCGGACGCTGGTGATGCAGTGCAAGGACGATATCATCGCCCCCGAATGCGTCGGCGAGTATGTCGCCAAAACGCTGCCCAATGGGGAATATCGACTGATCGACGCGACAGGACATTGCCCGAACCTGAGCGCCCCTGACAAAGTAACAGAAGCGATCCGTGACTTCCTCTGA
- a CDS encoding PAS domain-containing sensor histidine kinase: MTSSDPYDTEDLADLYDNAPCGYISLSPEGRIVKVNKTLANWMAKDESEILGKSFRDLLNFGGKIAFETHLAPLLRLQESVYEIALDLIDNEGERIPVIANAAERRDEQGNHRFTRLTLFKAVDRRTFERSLIEAKTKAEAESEQQKQDARLREQFIAVLGHDLRNPLAAIDAGIHVLRRRISGDGKAGSILDEMCGSVARAHRLISDVMDFARGRLGAGLALSLEAGCDLEPLFKQVVEEVRAIHPDREIDVAIAVPDPVTCDQPRLGQLASNLLSNAVTHGASDQPVTFEAKTSKEELVVKVSNGGPAIPPQTAARLFTPFVRGTAENDRAGLGLGLFIVKEIADAHGGTVSVTSDDELTSFTLTMPRSRGSRSLSA, translated from the coding sequence GTGACTTCCTCTGACCCTTATGACACCGAGGATCTAGCGGATCTCTACGATAACGCGCCTTGCGGTTATATTTCATTGAGCCCCGAAGGCCGGATCGTAAAGGTCAACAAGACCCTGGCCAACTGGATGGCCAAGGATGAGAGCGAGATACTCGGAAAGTCGTTTCGCGACCTGCTCAACTTTGGCGGGAAGATCGCCTTCGAAACGCATCTCGCCCCGCTCCTGCGCCTTCAGGAGAGCGTATATGAAATTGCGCTCGACCTTATCGACAATGAAGGCGAACGCATTCCGGTCATTGCGAACGCGGCCGAACGGCGCGACGAGCAAGGAAATCACAGGTTCACCCGCCTGACCCTGTTCAAAGCGGTCGATCGGCGAACATTCGAAAGAAGCCTGATCGAGGCAAAGACAAAGGCGGAAGCGGAGAGCGAACAGCAAAAACAGGACGCTCGCCTCCGCGAACAATTCATTGCCGTCCTGGGTCACGATCTGCGCAATCCTCTCGCTGCGATCGACGCTGGTATCCACGTGCTTCGCCGTCGCATATCGGGCGATGGAAAAGCCGGGAGCATTCTTGACGAAATGTGCGGCAGTGTTGCGCGGGCTCATCGCCTGATCTCGGACGTCATGGATTTTGCTCGTGGACGACTGGGCGCAGGCCTCGCTCTGTCCTTGGAAGCTGGCTGCGATCTTGAGCCTTTGTTCAAACAGGTTGTCGAAGAAGTCAGGGCGATCCATCCGGACCGAGAAATCGATGTCGCGATAGCCGTTCCGGATCCAGTGACATGTGACCAGCCGCGGCTTGGCCAGCTGGCGTCAAACTTATTGAGCAACGCCGTGACTCATGGCGCGTCCGACCAGCCGGTGACCTTCGAGGCCAAGACGAGCAAAGAGGAACTTGTCGTCAAGGTCAGCAATGGCGGCCCCGCCATTCCGCCGCAAACCGCTGCCCGACTCTTCACCCCTTTCGTCAGGGGAACTGCGGAGAATGATCGGGCGGGGCTCGGTCTTGGTCTTTTCATCGTCAAGGAGATTGCCGACGCTCATGGCGGAACCGTGTCGGTGACGTCCGACGATGAGCTTACCAGTTTTACATTGACCATGCCGCGGTCTCGCGGATCGCGCTCGCTCTCAGCCTAG
- a CDS encoding Fur family transcriptional regulator yields MAQHHHHEHRGDDLKQAAQQQLTESGEQWTDMRAAVFDALATFTQPASAYDIAAKVSDARGKKVAANSVYRILDLFVGTNLARRVESANAYVANDHPGCLHDCIFLICDDCGKATHLDDDQLSGGVRKAAEGSGFKATRPVIEVRGQCGDCAD; encoded by the coding sequence ATGGCCCAGCACCATCATCACGAACATCGCGGCGACGATCTTAAACAGGCCGCGCAGCAGCAGCTGACAGAGAGCGGTGAGCAGTGGACCGACATGCGCGCCGCCGTGTTCGACGCGCTCGCCACCTTCACCCAGCCCGCCAGCGCCTATGACATCGCCGCCAAGGTCTCCGACGCGCGCGGCAAGAAGGTCGCGGCCAACAGCGTCTATCGCATTCTCGACCTGTTCGTGGGCACCAACCTCGCGCGACGCGTCGAAAGCGCCAACGCCTATGTCGCCAACGACCATCCGGGCTGCCTGCACGACTGCATTTTCCTGATCTGCGACGATTGCGGGAAGGCGACGCATCTCGACGATGACCAGCTTTCGGGCGGCGTGCGCAAGGCGGCCGAAGGCTCGGGCTTCAAGGCCACCCGCCCGGTCATCGAAGTCCGCGGCCAATGCGGCGACTGCGCGGACTAG
- a CDS encoding MerC domain-containing protein, which translates to MTLAAIPTQRLDRMAIGLSGLCLVHCLATSVLVAMLASAGGLLGASAIHEGGLVIAMLLGAVALTKGAYDHGYMMPAAIGGLGLGVMGGALTLPHDGSEILSTMVGVGILALGHRLNAIAGD; encoded by the coding sequence ATGACCCTTGCAGCCATCCCGACTCAGCGGCTCGACCGCATGGCTATCGGCCTGTCCGGCCTGTGCCTCGTCCATTGCCTCGCCACCAGCGTGCTGGTCGCGATGCTGGCGAGCGCGGGCGGACTGCTCGGCGCGTCTGCCATCCACGAGGGCGGGCTGGTCATCGCAATGTTGCTCGGCGCGGTCGCGCTGACCAAGGGCGCCTACGACCATGGCTATATGATGCCCGCCGCGATCGGGGGTCTCGGCCTCGGGGTCATGGGCGGCGCGCTGACGCTCCCGCATGACGGCAGCGAAATTCTCTCGACCATGGTCGGCGTGGGCATCCTCGCGCTGGGGCACCGCCTCAACGCGATCGCCGGCGACTGA
- a CDS encoding COX15/CtaA family protein, which produces MNDNVSILPESARPVAIARWLYGVAILVFLMVVVGGITRLTESGLSITRWDLVTGTLPPLSQEAWEAQFDLYRQTPEYIKINGPAGMDLSQYKFIYFWEWFHRLLGRLVGLAFALPLLWFWLKKQIPQGYKPRLLALLALGASQGALGWYMVQSGLVDRTDVSHFRLSAHLLTALFILAGLIWTALDLKALKAGVARSRLTPLSIEVSFVLFIQLLLGAWVAGLDAGYIASDWPLMQGEFVPAGIDYSQGVFYAFTHDPYLIHWLHRWWAWVAVAALILLARAVKPVGRKASIAIHTAFGIQIILGIATVMTGMNIVLAVLHQTVGALLVASVAWGAHVNGMPR; this is translated from the coding sequence ATGAACGACAACGTCTCGATTCTTCCCGAATCCGCCCGTCCGGTCGCCATCGCCCGCTGGCTTTACGGCGTCGCCATCCTCGTCTTCCTGATGGTCGTGGTGGGCGGGATCACGCGACTGACCGAAAGCGGGCTGTCGATCACGCGCTGGGACCTGGTGACCGGCACCCTCCCCCCGCTCAGCCAGGAGGCATGGGAAGCGCAGTTCGATCTCTATCGCCAGACGCCCGAATATATCAAGATTAACGGGCCTGCGGGGATGGACCTGTCGCAATACAAGTTCATCTATTTCTGGGAGTGGTTCCACCGACTGCTCGGTCGTCTCGTCGGGCTCGCCTTCGCGCTGCCGCTCCTGTGGTTCTGGCTCAAGAAGCAAATTCCGCAGGGCTACAAGCCGCGCCTGCTTGCCCTGCTCGCACTGGGCGCAAGCCAGGGCGCGCTGGGCTGGTACATGGTGCAGTCAGGCCTCGTCGATCGCACCGACGTCTCGCACTTCCGCCTGTCGGCGCATCTGCTGACCGCGCTGTTCATCCTCGCCGGGCTGATCTGGACCGCGCTCGACCTCAAGGCGCTCAAGGCGGGGGTTGCGCGCAGCCGCCTCACCCCGCTCTCGATCGAGGTTTCCTTCGTACTCTTCATCCAGCTGCTGCTGGGTGCCTGGGTTGCGGGGCTCGATGCGGGCTATATCGCCAGCGACTGGCCGCTGATGCAGGGCGAGTTCGTGCCCGCGGGCATCGACTACAGCCAGGGCGTCTTCTACGCCTTCACCCACGACCCCTACCTCATCCACTGGTTGCACCGCTGGTGGGCATGGGTCGCGGTTGCCGCGCTCATCCTCCTCGCCCGCGCGGTCAAGCCGGTCGGACGCAAGGCATCAATTGCCATCCACACCGCCTTCGGCATCCAGATCATCCTTGGCATCGCCACGGTGATGACCGGCATGAACATTGTGCTCGCAGTGCTCCACCAGACAGTCGGCGCTTTGCTGGTGGCAAGCGTCGCGTGGGGCGCGCACGTCAACGGGATGCCGCGATGA
- the cutA gene encoding divalent-cation tolerance protein CutA, which produces MTLASAWIVCADEAEATAIAEALVAERLAACCNILPPVSSVYRWDGKIERAREVPIIAKTDMDRADALIARVKELHSYDVPAIAIWPINAIPDDYARWIEENTGPDRIA; this is translated from the coding sequence ATGACTCTGGCCAGCGCCTGGATCGTCTGCGCCGACGAAGCCGAAGCGACCGCGATCGCCGAGGCGCTGGTCGCCGAGCGGCTCGCCGCCTGCTGCAACATCCTGCCCCCCGTCAGCAGCGTCTATCGCTGGGACGGCAAGATCGAACGCGCGCGCGAAGTCCCGATCATCGCGAAGACCGACATGGACCGGGCCGACGCGCTGATCGCGCGGGTCAAAGAGCTCCACAGCTACGATGTCCCCGCGATCGCGATCTGGCCGATCAACGCAATTCCCGACGATTATGCCCGCTGGATCGAGGAAAATACGGGTCCAGACCGCATCGCCTGA
- the rplM gene encoding 50S ribosomal protein L13 has product MKALMKTTKPMKPAEVEKKWHLIDAEGLVVGRVAVIIANLIRGKHKASFTPHVDNGDHVVVINADKVRFTSNKAQKKIYYKHTGYVGGIKETTPEKILEGKFPERVLEKAVKNMVPRGPLGRAVMKNLHLYNGTEHPHAGQNPEVLDVASMNRKNKVGA; this is encoded by the coding sequence ATGAAGGCCCTCATGAAGACCACCAAGCCGATGAAACCGGCCGAGGTCGAAAAGAAATGGCATCTGATCGATGCCGAGGGGCTGGTCGTCGGCCGCGTCGCCGTGATCATCGCCAACCTCATCCGCGGCAAGCACAAAGCCAGCTTCACGCCGCACGTCGACAATGGCGACCACGTCGTGGTCATCAACGCCGACAAGGTCCGCTTCACGTCGAACAAGGCGCAGAAGAAGATCTACTACAAGCACACCGGCTATGTCGGCGGCATCAAGGAAACGACGCCCGAGAAGATTCTCGAAGGCAAGTTCCCCGAGCGCGTGCTTGAAAAGGCGGTCAAGAACATGGTTCCCCGCGGCCCGCTCGGCCGTGCGGTCATGAAGAACCTGCACCTCTATAACGGTACCGAGCATCCGCATGCCGGTCAGAACCCCGAAGTTCTCGACGTCGCGTCGATGAACCGCAAGAACAAGGTGGGCGCGTAA